Within the Telopea speciosissima isolate NSW1024214 ecotype Mountain lineage chromosome 4, Tspe_v1, whole genome shotgun sequence genome, the region GACTTGGGCTGACAAGGCCAAATTTACACCCCTAGGTGATACCAACAAGTGTCCTTAGAGGGTCCTAGACCTGTTTCTATTGGTTCGATCCTTGGAACCCATCAATCCCAGAAAACTCTATACCTCCTCATATCACCTATAACATGTCTCTTAATAAATTTGAGGACTTAGTAGTTAATGCTGATTGGAATCCTGAAGCCCCTCTTCTTGCTTTTCTAATGcttttattaataatattataaaatcAATATTTCAGAATCTAATGATCTTTGGAGATGTTCCCTCTCTAGTATTGGATCGTTCTGCACTCAGCTCGCATCCAAGTTCATTTCTTCAACTATTTACCCCTGTCCCATGATATCCAAATGGTGGCGATTTTTATGGAAAATTTACATTCATCCGAGATTTAAAATGTTCTTTTGTCGTGTCTTACATTCAGGACTACCTGTCAGAGCTTCTATCTCGAAATGGATGCTCGTCAAGCCTACATGCGTTTTCTGTGGTTCTAGTGATGAATCAATATGGTAGCTTTTGCTATCATGTGATTGGAATAAGCGTATCTGGGCATCTGACCCTCTTGGACTGAAAACCGAGCATCTCTCTGACCCCTCATTTGCAAATCTATGTGCTTCTCTCCTTTGTTCTAATGTCCTTGATAAACAAtctttaatttagttttatttgatttttattattacttgttatttcaTCTGGAATATAAGGAATAAGGTTATTAAAGGATTGACCAAGGCTGATCCTTTGCTGGTGTTCAGAGATGTTCTAAAGTGGCTTTCTGACTTATGCATTCATCCTCCTTCCAAATCATCAATTACATCTGCACTTCCACAATGCACACACGTCTCAAATATAGTTCCTCATGTTTCTAATCCTGAGTTGCAGCTCACTGGTTTAATTTGAGCAGACATATATGATGTTGAACTTAGATTAACAAGTTAGGCTTTTTGCATTTTGCTAGCTGGCCAGGGTGTTTTAATAGCTGCAGGTAGTCTCACAACATCAGACGAAAAAAAAGTCGAACTTGATGGACTTCTGCAGGGGTACATGGAAACATGCTGTGAAGGCAAACATTAACATCAAAGAAGTGTGGTACTACAACAAAGAACTTTGCGACCTTATTCATCCTACAGACTCAATGCGTCTTCCCTGAAACTTAGTTAACCTCTATCTCAATCGTGCTAATGAAACTGCTAATTTTACTAATGTTAGTTTTAAGTGGTGTAGCAATGAACTCTTTTACCGCGGAATTACCAATATGCATGGCTCTCATGAATCTTACCAACCATGTAAATACTACTTTTtagataaaatattttttctttccattaaaaaaaaataaatacaagtgTCCTTAAAGTCCAGAAGGAGTTACATAGCAAAAGGGGTGAGGAAGCAACAAACTTGGTGTGTAGTCAATGcccatggattttttttcttctttttataacAAGTATCATCAGAGCCCATAGGGAATTACataggctacgtttggttgcaaggggaattgaagggaagggaaatgaaaattttcaaacctaaaagaGAAACTTTTATAATAATTATCCGATATGATTATATAAAccatttaaatttcttatcatatttagtaattatatattttatatgtaatttttattttactttttcaaCTAAAaaggaattggatgcaaagtaaaggaaaatttaataaccaaatatggaatgatttgaagttagtGATATAGCCACATGGGGTAAtcattacaaaagtttcttttttaggttagaAAATTTCTCAtcctttccctttaatttcccttacaATCAACCGGAGCCATGGTAAAGAAGGTGAGGAAGCAACAAACATTCTatcaaattaataataataataaacgatcgagtttcccttcaaACATGATGAATGGAAAACCATTCACcaagcacgagaaaaatcatggTTAAGTTTGGGAATTATTTTTGACTGTCGAATTAGAGCAAGACAGGTGTCAGACATTCTAAGGAAAAAATTGATGGAAATTGAAAGATTTGAAACTgtgaggataaaaatccatcaaaatCCTGTAATCAATACCCATGcgttattttttcctttttatataACCCATGTGTTTTTCTCGTGTTTGGTGTCCATAGGAATTGCCTATAAAAGAGAAcaacaagaagagagagagacaaataGATATGGAGTTTGTAGAAGgaaaggtagaagaagagaaggtgtTTGGGGGTGTGGTCTTTCCAAAAACACTGAACCCTCCAAAGGGAGGAGTGAATGAGATGAGTTATGGGGTGAATGAGTTAGTGGAAATggtgaaagaaaagagagaatggtTGAGTGAATTACTCCAAACCCACTCTGCTATTCTCTTCAGGGGATTTAGGGTCTCCACAGCACTAGAGTTTGGAAGAGTTGTGGAAGCATTTGGGTGGGAAGATATGGAATACGTTGGCGGTGCCGTACGTACAAAGGTAGCTGAGAAGGTCTACACTGCCAACGAGGCTCCCCTTGATCAGCTCATCAACTTCCACCATGAGATGGCCCTGGTTATTTACTTTTATATCTTTtgcctcccttcttcttcttgttctttatttatttattggagaAAAGTTCTGTATGGAGAACAGACTTTGGATCtcctacccacatggggacagctgggaacagatctgaaccctccatgggggtgtgagACCCACCTCTAGGGTGCGGGATCCACTACCCATGGAGgattcagatctgtccccaccagtccccatgtgggtagctgatccggattcgaACATAGCCCTAGATACAGTGGGGGGCAAAATGATGGCTCTGCCCCCTATGAAAGGCGGAACTTTTGATCcgaggcaaaatgaccactttGCCCCCTATGAAAGGCGGAACTCCCGACCTAGATGCCAATGCTCTCTCATTGGTTGCCGCACACGGACCCATGTGCTCccccttatttattttatatctttcaatataaacttctattttttattttttttaaatttaaataattattattaCCCTGGTTCAATTGCTTTTAATTTCTATCATCTTTCTATCTGAACCGGATGGTTCAATCTTTCTAGCTATTGCCGATGGGCCTCTAATTAACCAAGCCCATTTGACAAACCCAAAGTGGGTTTAAAATGACTTTGTTTCTAAAAGTTATTTCTATCTGAACtgtttttatgcatgcattcaatttctgtttattttcctaatttataATAAATTTAGTTAATCAAGATTGAGTAATAAATTAGAGTATTGGTTGGTTGTATGGATGCAGATCAAGAAATTCACTACCAAGGTATTTTTCTTCTGTTCCCAACCTTCTCCGGAAGGTGGTGAGACATCAATTGTGCCTAGCTACATCATAGCtgaaaagatggaagaaaaagTACCAGAATTCATGGCCAAATTATCTgaattgggttttgttttcCGGATTTATATGCCCAAAGAATTTGATCCTAATATTGTCGTTAGCAGGACATGGAAATGGTTTTTCAACACTGAAGATGAAGTTGAAGCTGAAAAGAGGTATAGAAAAACTCtctggaattaaaaaaaaaagggggggggggggtggtaaaTTGTTAGATTCCCATATGATTTTTagaattgatttttctttcttcaattttctttgtAGGGCCAAGGAAATGTTTGATTGTAGTTCAATTACCTTCAACAAGGATGGGAGTGCAGAAATTGTTTTTGGACCCATGAGCCCAA harbors:
- the LOC122658518 gene encoding clavaminate synthase-like protein At3g21360, with the protein product MEFVEGKVEEEKVFGGVVFPKTLNPPKGGVNEMSYGVNELVEMVKEKREWLSELLQTHSAILFRGFRVSTALEFGRVVEAFGWEDMEYVGGAVRTKVAEKVYTANEAPLDQLINFHHEMALIKKFTTKVFFFCSQPSPEGGETSIVPSYIIAEKMEEKVPEFMAKLSELGFVFRIYMPKEFDPNIVVSRTWKWFFNTEDEVEAEKRAKEMFDCSSITFNKDGSAEIVFGPMSPIKEFGERKVWWFSILGYSTNGKELGISFGDGSAFPAEAFEAIKQVLNENCADLKWQKGDILLLDNLSVQHARRPGKPPRSILLSICK